TTTTAGAATTGCAGATTTAGAATCTAATGTCACATTGATCGTCGTTCAACTAAACTCACCATGGCATGATAAGACCTACACAGTCTATGAACGATTAACACATTATGAAAAGGTTGTATTCTCAACAGACTCAGTTAAAGAACTTATTAATTGGTTAAATGAAGGGTGGGAAACGCATGTATAACTATTACAACAGACATCCTAAAGGCATTAAAACTGGTGACTGTGTGGTTAGAGCGATATCAACAGCATTTGATAAAGACTACATGGAAACAAGAAGAGAACTCAATCAGAAAAAGCGTGAATGGAGTTTCACCAGTTACAAGGATACAGAGTTTATTTATAAGTATTTAGAGAATCGCCCAAGATACATTTTTAAAGCAGTTAAGGGTGAACCAAGAATTAAAGGTACAGACTTTGCACAACTACATCCAAAAGGAACGTTTATATTAAAGATGGCAGGACATATTAGTGTTTGTAAAGATGGTGTTATTCTAGACATTTGGGATTGCACCTATAGAAGTGTTTATACAGCATGGAGAATTGACGAGGAAACAACATGAAAGTAAATTTTATTAGAAAACCAACACCAGAGGAACTTATCCCTCAAGATAAGTTTATAGTTGAAAAGACAATAGTTCTAGAAAGTGACGTATTTGAAGGATTCATCAGAGAACCATTAAATGATTATGATTTCATCAAAGAGCATTTAGAGCTGATGTATTGTGACAAGGAGGGTATATTTCACTGTTTGTTAGTCACATCGGATAAACATGACTTTGGTATCCTGGTTGAAAGTGAAGGATATCATTACGCAAGGTATGCAGCATTCATACCACTTATTAAAACCAAAACAGAAAACTAAGGAAGCGAATCAAGCTTCCTTTTTAACTAATATAAGCGAGGAAAAGAAATGAAGATTATAACAAGTGAATCTGTCTTTAAAGGACACCCAGATAAAATATGTGACCAAATTAGTGATGCAATTTTAGATGCACATTTGGAACAAGACAGAAATGCAAGAGTAGCAGTAGAAACAGCTATCAAGGATGATGTTGTTTTTATTTTTGGTGAGGTAACTTCTAAAGCTTCAGTGAATTATAAAGAAGTGGCCCTAAGCACATTAAAAGAAATCGGATATGATGATCCATTCGATGTGATTGAAAAGATATCCAAACAGTCCGATGATATTGCACTTGGTGTGAATCATACGAATGATCATGAACAAGGTGCAGGTGATCAGGGCTTAATGTTTGGTTACGCTTGCAAAGAAACGCCCGAATTAATGCCTTTACCAATCGTAGTGGCACATGACATCGCAAGAAACATTGATGAGCTTAGAAAGGCAAAATATGGCCACGTGTTTGGTCCAGATGGTAAGTGCCAAGTATCTGTAGTATATGAGAATGATGAACCGATTGCATATGAAACAATTGTAGTGTCTGCTCAAACAAAACATGGTATTCAACTAGACTATGCAAAAGAGATTATTCTAAATGAAGTGTTAAAGCCTCTGATTGGTGAAGACCTTTCACACATTCAAGTCTTAATCAATCCAACAGGTGCTTTTGTCGTAGGTGGTCCTTATGGAGACTCTGGATTAACTGGTAGAAAGATTATAGTTGATACCTATGGTGGTTATGCAAAACATGGCGGTGGCGCATTCTCTGGCAAAGATGTGAGCAAGGTAGACCGCAGTGCGGCTTACTATGCCAGATTTGTAGCAAAAGCCCTTGTAGCGGCAAATTTAGCCGACAGGTGCGAAGTTAGCGTGTCCTATTCCATCGGTGTAGCAAACCCTGTAAGTGTATCCGTTGATACCTTTGGAACAGGGGTTACCTCTGATGACATTCTATTGAAGTTAATTAAAGAGAACTTCAACTTTACACCTTCAAGTATTATCAAAGAACTAAACCTGGACAAAGTGAAGTTTAAAACTTTAGCATCCTATGGACATATTGGTCGTGTAGATCTTGATGTAGCATGGGAACAAATAGATGCTAAAGCAAAACAACTAAGTGAATCTTATGAGCAAACCAAAAGAGCTGCACAGGTTTTATAAGTCGAAGGCTTGGTTCATTGCTCGCAATATAAAAACAAACGCCACACAGGGCAAGTGTGAGCGGTGTGGCGCGATTGGTGAAGAGGTTCACCATAAAATTAGATTAACTGTAGATAATGTTAATGATAGTAATATTAGTTTGAATCAAGATAACTTGGAGTTGTTATGTAGGGACTGTCACAATAAAGAGCATGGACGATTCAAAAAGAAAGATGTTTTGTTCGATGACGATGGCAATTTCATTGGCTAACTGATATAATTTAAGAAAAGATAAAGGAGTTGCTCTCATGCCACTATATTTAGAAATTATATTTACTATTATTGGATTTGTAATATCAATATTAGGATTGGTTTTTGGTTCAAAAGCTCTTTTTAGTATTAAAAAAATTAACAAACAAAGAAATGAACATGGCGATAATTATCAAAACAGCACAATTAATCATGGTTTAAATGCAGATGACATAATTAAGATCATCAACAATCTTCCAAAATCTGAAATTGAGAAAGTAAGAGAAGGTATAATAACTACTTTTGGTAAAGAGCAGCCTAAGAATCCAAAAGAAGGAGATATTTGGATTAAACCAATTGATTGATGTACCCCCCATCCCAATACTGATGTTATTCCTTAAGGTACCGCATGGGTGGGCCTTTAAAAAATGAAAGCCCAAATTTTTGAAAATCCTGTTTTTGGAGGGGAAGATGATTATGCAAGACCTAGAATTAAGTTTCTTAAATGTCTTTTTACTAACTCATGGGATCACTGAAAAGATAGAAAAGAAGTTTAATGAGTCAAAATTGAGTAAAATTGAGTTCATTAAAGAATATCCTTCATATGCAGATTTGAATCAGCTGATGTATCAATCAGCACTTCTTCAAGCACGCAAACTTTGGGAAGCTAAACTATACTATAATTTGACAGAAGACGAGTGGTTCAAAATTAGAGATTGGAGACATGAGATTGCTCACTCAGATAAAAAGGATAAGCAGACCCTCAAAGCAATAGGTGATTTAAACTTAGAATTGATTCCTATTTTAAACAAGTTAAACGAAGCGATTTATAAGAAATACAATCTTGACGGCAATTTAAAATATGAGGAATACGTTAATAAATATCTAAAGGATATAGCGAATCTCTAAAACTATCAAGTCACTATAGTGGCTTTTTTCAATAAAAAAACAATGTTTGAATTGAATTATTCATTTCAACTAAACATTGTTAATTTACAGTTATTTTTTCTTCTTGCAATTAAGTAATAAATTGAGAATTGAGATCAATAAACTTATTAAAGAAATCACTACTCTTAGAGAATCTAGACTCACAGCATTTCACCTTTTTCTAGAGGTTATGCATTGATAAAATAAAAAGCAATGCAAAAATTTAACTTTGCATTACCCGACATACCCTTTTTTTACCTAGTCAGTTTCTAGTTCTATGTCCGACGTTTTTACCTCTGTCGATGAGTAGTGATTTCTTTCGAGTTTGACCTGTTCTCTCAGTTTAAAAGCCTTTTACCTGTATGGTCAGTTTCTTGGTAATATTTAGAGTTATCCTCTACTGATATTATACTAAAAATACTACGTAAAATCAAATATCACTATACTGAATGAGCGAGGTAATGAGCTATATGAATAAAGTGAAAGTTGAATATGAGCGACTTCGGTCGCTTTTTTCGTCGGTTGATGAAACAAAAACAAAACTGGTTGACAATCTTATTGAACAAGCAGCGTTTATGAAGATTGAACTTGGAATCCTTCAGGACCAAATAAGAAAACATGGAGCTATTCAGATATCAAATAAAGGTGCTCAAAGACAAACTGAAGCAGCGAAGTATTATACAAAACTAGTGAATTCATATGGAACAGTCATCAAAACACTTAATTCAATTATGGGTAAAAACATTATTGATGAAGATGATGAGTTTGACAAGTTCATAGGTAGAATGTCATAATGAACTATTTAATGAAATATTATGATGAGATTCAAAAGGGAAATATCATAGTTGGAAAAGAACTATTGACAGTCTTAGAATCACTCATTAAAGATATTGATAACCCAAGATACATTTTTGATGAACGTCCTGGGAATATTCGAATCGAATTTATTGAAACTTTTTGTAAACATACCAAGAGTCCATTTAATGGTGAACCATTTATTTTAGAACTATGGGAGAAAGCAATCCTTCAAGCAGCCTATGGATTTAAGATGGCAGATACCAATCTACGAAGATTCAATGAAGTAATACTACTCATTGCTAGAAAGAATGGAAAGACAACATTCATTGCAGGTATAGATCTTGCAGAGTTTTTTCTATCAAAGGGTGGTGTCGATATTGTATGTGCCTCTAATACATCAGAACAAGCTAACATCTTATTTGATGAAATCAATAATATGCGAGAAGGCTCAAAAGCTCTATCGAATGAAAAAAGAAGTAAGAAAAATATCTTCCACATATACTCGCCAAAAACGAAAAACAAGATAAAGAAACTATCTGCTCAATCAAGAAATAAGGATGGCTACAATATTGAGGTTGGTTGTATTGACGAAGTTCATGAAATGACGGATTCAAAAGTCTATGATGCCATAAAACAAAGTCAATCAACTAAAGAAGAGCCGTTAATCTTTATCATTACAACTGAAGGCAATACAGTAGGTGGTTTCTTAGATAGTAAACTTGATTATGTTAGAAAGATGATCAAAGGCGAGATTGAAGATGAACGTGTACTTCCTTGGTTATATACTCAAGACTCTATTAATGAAATTTATGAAGATAAGAGTTCATGGCAAAAAAGTAACCCTAGCTTAGGCACTGTTAAAACTTACTCCTATCTTGAGGATTTAATGAATAAATCCAGACATGACCTAGCAACAAGAGTTACGATGCTTTGTAAAGACTTCAACATTAAACAATTAGAACAAGGATCATGGTTAACTTATAATGATCTAAATAATGAAACAACCTATGATATCAATGAACTAAGAAACAGTTACGCCATCGGAGGTGTTGACTTATCATCGACAACAGACCTGACAGTTGCACTCTTGCTCTTAATCCAAGATGGTAAAAAGTATGTTATTCCACAATTTTTTATGCCTAGTGAAGTTATTAAACGTAGAAAAGAAGAGGACAACGTTCCATATGATATCTGGGTTCAAAGAGGATTGATTACAGTAACTGAAGGTAATCAAAATGACTTCACACTTGTAACACAATGGTTTCTAATGATGATTAGAACCTATGAGATTAGACCGTTATGGGTAGGATATGATCCCTGGAATAGTCAGTACTGGACTAAAGAAATGGAAGAGTTAGGATTTGAGATGGAAAAGGTCAGACAAGGGATCTACTCCTTATCAGAACCAATGAAACAACTCGAAGCTGATTTGAAGAATGGAAATGTAATCTATAACAATAATCCAATAATGAAATGGAACTTATCGAATACTCAAGCTAAGATTGATATTAATGGAAACATTCAACCATCAAAGCTTGGAAGTAAGTATAAACGGATTGATGGAGCTGTAGCTCTTATTATCGCCTATGCAGTTCTTAATCGATATAAAATCGAATATGAAAACATGCTATAATTAACATATAGAGGAGATTCAATTTAAATGAAAATTAAAGATCTTGATGACATTATAAGGAAAGTCCCCTTATCAAAAAGACTAAAGGCATGTCAAATCGAATCTTATGATAGAATAGGTGCTAATTCACCAATTATCCTTAGTAATGAGAGTCATTCCAATAGACCATCAAATTATGAATTAGAATTGATCGCTTTTAGATCAATCATTAATTCCCCTTGTGAAAACTATAGAGAAAGAAAGAGTAATTGGTTATTTGAAGCAACTAAGTTATTAAGAAATAACGATTTTTTTAATGCTGAAAATATATCAACTGACGAGATATTTTCGCGAATATTGTTCTTACAAATGGAGCCACAAATTAACTACAATATTTTATATTATAGATACAATTATTTTTTCAACTTCGAATCAGAACAACTTGATATGAAAGAAGAGTTTTTTAATAAATTTGGTGTAAACTATAAAAGTTTCGTTAATCTCTCTTTTTTTACACTGGCTTTTGCACAATCATTAAAAGATGATAGCTTTAATTATGCATTAGAATTAATTCTTGATGATGAAGACAAGATAGCACTTAAATGCATAACAAGCACACCTGATAAACTACTAGAAAAGCACGAGGAACTAGTATCACGACTAAGTGAATCACGAAATGAGTTTTTTGATCTAAATTTATTATCACAATTTCCTATTGTTGATTATATGAATCAACGATTTATTCCTTATATTCCATATATCCCATATGCTTGTACTCGGAGCTTAATGTTTAGATTAACTGAGAATAATGATGCTCTAAGACAAAAAATAGGAAAGTCTGTTTTAGAAAACTATCTAGAATATTTAGTAATGAAATCAGAAGTTACGAACAAATTTCGACATATAAAAGAATTCAAGTATTCAAAAAATAACAAAGATAGTTCAGACTTAATGATTCATTCAGATGATGAACTTATTTTTATTGAGGCTAAATTATTTAATCAAAGTCTTAAACTCAGATCACTTGAAGTTGAAGAAATTACTAAGTCTCATGAGAGAGTATCGGATGCTATTGTTCAGATACTAAGAAATATTGTTGACATGAAAAATGGAGAAATGAATGAATATTTAAGTGTTTTTGAATTAAATAAAACATATGGTATTGTCGTATTATATGATGAGTTCTATTTTAACAATAACGAAACTTATCAGTTAGCGTACAGAAAAAGCAAGGAAAAAGGATATGATTTCACGAAAAAGCAAATCGAGGACATGATAAAAATTTATTCACTAACAATGCTCGAGAATAACTTGAATATATATGGAGGTCATATTTTTCAGTTATTGAAGGGGTTGGAAATGAAATCACCTGTCAGCAGATTATTAAATTTTGAAGCAGTATGCAAATCACTCATTAGTCATGATGAAGAAGAAATTAAGAAGAGGGTCACAAAGAATAAGGTGATGATCAAATGATTTTATTCAAACGAAAGAAAAAACAGGGTTCAGCTGAGTCTTTTAAATTTGTTAATGAAATAAATCTACCACTTACAAGTTTTGGAAATAACATCTCAAAATCAGATGTCGTA
The genomic region above belongs to Paracholeplasma morum and contains:
- a CDS encoding terminase large subunit — protein: MNYLMKYYDEIQKGNIIVGKELLTVLESLIKDIDNPRYIFDERPGNIRIEFIETFCKHTKSPFNGEPFILELWEKAILQAAYGFKMADTNLRRFNEVILLIARKNGKTTFIAGIDLAEFFLSKGGVDIVCASNTSEQANILFDEINNMREGSKALSNEKRSKKNIFHIYSPKTKNKIKKLSAQSRNKDGYNIEVGCIDEVHEMTDSKVYDAIKQSQSTKEEPLIFIITTEGNTVGGFLDSKLDYVRKMIKGEIEDERVLPWLYTQDSINEIYEDKSSWQKSNPSLGTVKTYSYLEDLMNKSRHDLATRVTMLCKDFNIKQLEQGSWLTYNDLNNETTYDINELRNSYAIGGVDLSSTTDLTVALLLLIQDGKKYVIPQFFMPSEVIKRRKEEDNVPYDIWVQRGLITVTEGNQNDFTLVTQWFLMMIRTYEIRPLWVGYDPWNSQYWTKEMEELGFEMEKVRQGIYSLSEPMKQLEADLKNGNVIYNNNPIMKWNLSNTQAKIDINGNIQPSKLGSKYKRIDGAVALIIAYAVLNRYKIEYENML
- a CDS encoding DUF6329 domain-containing protein, which encodes MKVNFIRKPTPEELIPQDKFIVEKTIVLESDVFEGFIREPLNDYDFIKEHLELMYCDKEGIFHCLLVTSDKHDFGILVESEGYHYARYAAFIPLIKTKTEN
- the metK gene encoding methionine adenosyltransferase, yielding MKIITSESVFKGHPDKICDQISDAILDAHLEQDRNARVAVETAIKDDVVFIFGEVTSKASVNYKEVALSTLKEIGYDDPFDVIEKISKQSDDIALGVNHTNDHEQGAGDQGLMFGYACKETPELMPLPIVVAHDIARNIDELRKAKYGHVFGPDGKCQVSVVYENDEPIAYETIVVSAQTKHGIQLDYAKEIILNEVLKPLIGEDLSHIQVLINPTGAFVVGGPYGDSGLTGRKIIVDTYGGYAKHGGGAFSGKDVSKVDRSAAYYARFVAKALVAANLADRCEVSVSYSIGVANPVSVSVDTFGTGVTSDDILLKLIKENFNFTPSSIIKELNLDKVKFKTLASYGHIGRVDLDVAWEQIDAKAKQLSESYEQTKRAAQVL
- a CDS encoding HNH endonuclease is translated as MSKPKELHRFYKSKAWFIARNIKTNATQGKCERCGAIGEEVHHKIRLTVDNVNDSNISLNQDNLELLCRDCHNKEHGRFKKKDVLFDDDGNFIG